The following coding sequences lie in one Mercenaria mercenaria strain notata chromosome 5, MADL_Memer_1, whole genome shotgun sequence genomic window:
- the LOC123557543 gene encoding uncharacterized protein LOC123557543: MGEKKLAEAYILGIPFGLFGAHHFYLGRKGFGILYACTLGLFGLGYIFDLIRMRWLVKHANRHGTDMKMVSDGYLIGALGGLFGAHHFYLGNKKLGIFYACTLGVFTMGWIADLIRMKHLVKNHNAHTEEKSLGTAYILALPPLGIFGAYHYYLGNIKLGLIYTFTFGIFGIGWIIDLFRMSKLVRKAGLDKKSIGTAYIMAMPPFGLFGAHHYYLGNYFLGIVYTCTLGIFTIGWITDLFRMKNLVKASNDPTSDYGTTKVTAYILCVSPLGLFGAHHFYLERYLNGGFYVATVGLFGFGWFFDMLRLPVLYERYADEDKHKYPDEAYLYWFPFGIFGLHHFYLENKKWGILYACTLGCLGIGWLIDGIRLRMLLREYNKYVEDPDMNDFRICRPSCRSCSVYRCKRCCYRLCSCGCFENFSLSRSTTETENETNGEVRTTPCDDFEMIKEMYPDENHEGYNEKPANERDTYQGEGQAYTVQESYDTYPTGQTSSDQTTTPAYDNGAYPGDPGYEEQYLAEGEAGNEDFPYPPPNESENVGYHQEQYQEHTNYSYDDNNGIEDTNNCQYEDNSPSDEIRHHEDVNVTVQNEQEQYELENQQNYQQYNVQTDSQYQEDVHM, translated from the exons ATGGGTGAAAAGAAACTAGCAGAGGCCTACATTTTAGGGATTCCATTTGGATTGTTCGGTGCTCATCATTTTTACCTTGGACGAAAAGGGTTCGGTATCCTTTATGCCTGCACACTGGGTCTATTCGGGCTCGGatatatatttgatttgataCGTATGCGATGGTTGGTGAAACATGCTAACAGACACGGAACAGACATGAAGATGGTATCCGACGGATATCTGATAGGGGCGTTGGGAGGACTATTTG GTGCACATCACTTTTATCTTGGCAACAAGAAACTTGGCATCTTCTACGCATGTACACTCGGAGTGTTCACCATGGGCTGGATAGCAGATCTGATCCGAATGAAGCATCTCGTGAAAAACCACAATGCTCACACAGAGGAAAAGTCTCTCGGAACTGCCTACATTTTAGCGTTACCTCCCTTGGGTATTTTTGGAGCATATCATTATTACTTAGGCAATATAAAGTTAGGTTTGATATACACTTTCACGTTCGGAATCTTTGGAATTGGATGGATTATTGACTTGTTCCGCATGTCAAAACTTGTGCGGAAGGCAGGATTGGATAAGAAATCCATTGGAACTGCCTACATAATGGCTATGCCCCCGTTTGGGCTTTTTGGTGCACACCACTATTATTTAGGTAATTATTTCTTAGGAATAGTTTATACATGTACGTTAGGAATATTCACGATAGGTTGGATTACGGATCTGTTCAGAATGAAGAATCTCGTCAAAGCTTCAAATGACCCGACCAGTGACTACGGAACAACAAAGGTCACTGCGTACATTTTGTGTGTGTCGCCACTTGGACTCTTTGGAGCTCATCATTTTTACTTAGAAAGATACTTGAATGGTGGATTTTATGTTGCAACTGTGGGACTGTTCGGGTTCGGATGGTTTTTTGATATGTTGAGGCTTCCGGTTTTATACGAACGCTATGCAGACGAGGATAAACACAAATATCCGGATGAAGCATATCTATACTGGTTTCCATTCGGAATATTCGGACTTCATCATTTCTATCTTGAGAATAAGAAATGGGGAATCCTGTATGCCTGTACCCTAGGGTGTCTGGGTATCGGCTGGTTAATTGATGGTATCCGTTTACGTATGTTACTCAGagaatataataaatatgttgaggATCCAGATATGAATGACTTTAGAATTTGTAGGCCTAGTTGCCGTTCTTGTTCAGTTTATAGATGTAAACGTTGTTGCTATAGATTATGTTCATGTGGATGTTTTGAGAATTTTAGTCTATCTAGGTCAACTACAGAAACTGAAAACGAGACAAACGGTGAAGTAAGAACAACACCGTGTGATGACTTTGAAATGATTAAGGAAATGTATCCCGATGAAAATCACGAAGGTTATAACGAGAAACCCGCCAATGAACGCGATACTTACCAAGGCGAAGGACAAGCGTATACTGTTCAAGAATCTTATGACACTTACCCAACAGGTCAGACGTCATCAGACCAGACGACAACTCCAGCTTACGATAATGGCGCATATCCGGGCGATCCCGGATATGAAGAACAGTATTTAGCGGAGGGAGAAGCGGGGAATGAAGATTTTCCGTATCCACCACCAAATGAAAGCGAAAATGTAGGCTATCACCAAGAACAATATCAAGAACATACGAACTATAGTTACGATGATAATAACGGAATTGAAGATACTAACAATTGTCAGTATGAAGATAATTCTCCCAGTGATGAGATCCGTCACCACGAGGATGTTAATGTAACAGTTCAGAATGAACAAGAACAATATGAACTTGAAAATCAGCAAAATTATCAGCAGTATAATGTTCAGACAGACAGTCAATATCAAGAAGATGTTCATATGTGA